The genomic segment CCTCACAGGCTCCGAGACAGATAACGAGGATGTGTACACCTTCAAGACGCCCAGCAACACCTTGTGCCGGGAGTTCGGGGACCTCTTAGTGGACAACATGGATGTTCCGGTCACCCCACTCTCAGCCTACCAGATCCCTAGGACATTCACCCTGGACAAGAACCACAATGCCATGGCAGTGGCCACTCATGGGGACTCAGCTGCGGCTCCCCCGCCCCGGCCCCCCAAGCCAAGTCAGGCAGAAACGCCTCGCTGGGGCAGCCCTCAGCAGAGACCTCCGGTCAGTGACAGCAGCAGGCCGGTCTCCGCAGCCGCCACTATCCCAAGGCGTAACACCCTCCCAGCAATGGACAACAGCCGACTTCAGAGAGGTCAGCACCAGCCCGAgctgaggcccaggaggaggggaggtggTGTGGGTGTTCTCAGTAGTTGCTTAGCCTTTGGCCATCCATGCCAGGGGGACTTAAGGCCTGCCCCGGTCCCTGGCATGTACGATCTTCTACCCAGACCATTACTCGTTCACCTGCCAGCACTGGAGGGCTATCAGCAGACCCGTGACAGCAAGAGCATAGCAAACCCTGCCTAAGAGAAGCTACTATTTTACTAAGGGAGATAGGATATTCTTGGTTGACCACAATAACATATTATGGGTTTGGAAATCCAAATCatcctattttattcatttataaatcaaaccaaacctttaaaaaataaatttagaggACCAGTCTAAACTAGAACCAAACCTATATGGACTAACAgactactaaaataaaataaaatctacaaaataatttctaaacCACATTTGAATCTCTTTTGCTAAAGTCTGAACTTCTATCTAAAATATCTAAattctgttgtcatttattttccattGAAAGTATTCCAACCCTGCCTATAACCACCTCTGTTTGATGACATTTTGCATCTTGCTTTAATAGCTTGTGAGGCCTGTTCTTATCCATTCCATTGTTTAAGCCATGTAGTCACCTTGAGAGCTTGGACAAAGCCTTGTTGTCTCCATACCACATGACGCCCACGGTGGTTAAGAGACATATCCAGGGTTGCAAAGTCAGTCAGTGGCAGAGATGGGACATGGACCCAGGGTCCTCAGTCCTGGCTCAGTATTCTTTTCAGTCTTTTAGTCCTTCAGCTATGTGATCACTTACCTTGTGCAATGGAACTGAGATAATACAGACATAAAAACAGGTCCCTGCCCTTCAGAGAGCTCCCATCCAACTTGGGGAATAAAACCAACATGTATAAATTAGTCAAGTACCATTACTACTGTAGTATTTGTGTAAATGATGGCTGGGTGAGTGGACAGGTGCCAAGTGCTACAGGAATTAAATGGAAGGTGCATAAATGAGGGGAGAAGCAGTCGAGGAAGGAGTTTCTGTATCTGCTAACACTGGAGCGAGATCTAGACACCTGGGAGGAAGCTGTGAACTGCAGAATGACATGACAGAAGCAATGCCTCTTCATTTGAGGCTGAGGGTATTTCCCGGAGTATTGATAGGACCCTGAGCACCACTGGCGAGGGATTGAGGCAGTGTCAGCACACAGATCACCTCTGACTGCATATGGACCTTCCTTTCTCTGTTGCAGCTTCTTCCTGTGAGTCCTACGAGTACCCACATCGTGGTGGAGAGAGCGCAGGCCGGCCTGCCGAGTCCATGAGTGACACGGTCAGTTCTTTCCTGGTGAGTGGGGTTTAGCCAGGGCTCTCCAGGCCAGCTCAGGTGATTTAAAGTTCACACCCCATGGAACTAAAAGCACAGCCCAAAAGAGTGATGGCCTCTCCCTCTTCAGACCCTGCCTAGCTTCTTGCCTCAAAACCCTGGTTGAGTTTTTAGAAAGTAAGGTACAGGTGTCCTGGTCTGGAAGACATGGGTATCTTAGGTATATTAAACCCCAAGGCTCACCAGCTCTGGGGGAAGCGGGAGGGGTCTAGATTGCAGAGGACACAAGCTCTGGGATGGGGGATCTAAGGCAGCCTCCTCACGTGTAAGGTCTCCCCTGGAGGAGGGGCAGCAGTGGCTGGGAGAATTATGGCCTCAGTACTGCCCTCTGTGGGGTGGTGAGTGGCCCAACTTCTCCAAGTGTCAGGCTCCTGCTAAGCAAAGGAGAGCCTGTCTTCAGGCCCACTGCAGACTGGAAATTCAGTAGGCAGAGCAGAAGCAGCTTAGTTGTTTGTCTGAACAGACAGGACAGGAGTTTACCGAAGGTGGAGCTGGGATCCCTGCATCGCACGACTCTATGGCAGCTCTGACTGCAGCTTGTGGTCACAGTGAAAGCTGGCCTGGGCTTTCACCTACCAGGGCCAAAGCTTCTCGTGTGCTGCTGCCCTGCTCAGGGCCTGAAATGCTGACCTGCCAATGGTGAGAGTCTGGACTTGGGGCGGAGGACAGGTCCTGAACCAGCCCTACATAGGCCACGGCCTGTGCTGCCCTCTGCCATGGACGGGCAGCCAGAAAGCCTCATGGACTGAGCCACCAAGGATATTTTATACTAAAGATTTATCTCAACTTATAAGTGGATTCCAGGGAATCATGCAAGCTAGAAGGGACCCACAGACCTTATTTCTTCCTGTTGCCTTCTCTGCTGTCTTATTTGCTGTTCCCAGGAGGCCTTATTGCCTCACAGTGCAGCCGACTCAGTCATGACTCTTCTGGACTTATATGCAAATTCTTACCCCCTTCTTGCTGCGTCTTGCCAGCTACAGCTGTATTTCTTTATCTCGCCCTCCTAGCCTGGGAAAGCAGCTGTGGGCCGTTCAGATAGCACCAATTCTGAAGACAACTACGTGCCCATGAATCCAGGTTCCTCCAGCCTGTTGGCCATGGAGCGAGCAGGTGATAATGCCCAGAGTGTCTACATCCCCATGAGTCCTGGGCCACATCACTTCGACCCTCTTGGCTACCCCTCCACAGCCCTTCCTATGCACCGAGGCCCCAATCGAGGGAGCGAGATCCAGCCACCCCCCGTCAACCGTAACCTCAAACCTGACCGGAAAGGTAAGTCCACTCTGTGCCCTGTCCCATCCCCGGACAGTGTCCAAGAGAGAGTTGCATTCATTTATGGATCAGGTAAATTGTGAACTTTCCTTTCAAGGAAGCAGTTGCCTCTGTGGCCTGAACCACCCCaaactctctctctcacacacacacatacacacatacacaaacactccccaccaccccagtggTTGGCACCCTAGCAACTGGCTGCAGGAGTAGCCTTGGCGGACAGGAGGAGTGCTGGGATTGGAAGGACAGGGCAAATTCCAGTTCCAGCTCTGCTACCGGCCTACCGGTGACTGTAGATAAACCATTTTGTGTCTCGGAGCTTTGTGGCTCACCTCTGAACCTGGAAGTGTAATACTTGCCTCCCAGAGGCATGAGGGACAGGGATAGCATATCTAAAAATGCTTCATAACAGATACAGTGCTATTAAAGGCTAAGAGATTCACATTAGATCTGGGGCTGGGcagcgtgtgtatgtgtgtatatatatatatatatatataataactgaCACAGTCTATTAAAAGACACACTATGCAGTCATAGAAAGGCTTGAGCTTTCAAACCAGGTGGATGTGGGTTGGAATCCTTATCCAGTACTTTATAGGTGTGTAACTTAGTAAGTCATTTTCGGCCTCAGTTTTCCCGCCTGTGAAATAGGGATAGTAATTCCTGCCTCCTGGGTTTGTTTAGGAGGAAAGCATCTGGGACATTGACTCTGAAACATAGCAGGTGTTTGGTTGTTAGGTCCCTGCATTTAAACCCATTTAGGCCAAGAGGTGCTGCTGTTCGAGTCCTGGGTCTGCCTGTACCTCACGGTACTGACTGCACATCAGTAGCAGGGATTCAAGGGGGGAAGTAGAGTGTCTGGGCAGAGATAAGCCCTCACTGGTCTGGCCAACAGGGAATTAAAATCTGAGCCTTTGAATTTCAGCTTTTAAGGCCTGTGGTGTTCACCTTCCTCCTATGTGGTTCCATAGCCCTGACCCAGGAGTGGCAGGGAATAGAAATGGTAACTGTCTCCATTTCAGATATTATCTCTCATTACTTACAGTCACAGATCTTGGGGAAACAATCTGCTGTCCAACCTGTGTCCCCATTTTGGATTCTGAAAATGTGATTACCATAGGGTACAATGCAGAAAATACATCATTTGGAATCTGAAGGCAGCTTATAATCGTAGGCAGAGATAATATAGccttgctgagcctcagtttccctacatAAAACTGGGATCAACAACGGAAGCATTTATAAATACACTCATGTGTCATATAGAAGTTTATATATGCGTGGCTTTATCCCCTTGTCTGGTTGCTCAACTTTCTGTTCCTGCTCCAGCAAAGCCAACACCACTTGACTTGAGAAACAACGCCGTCATTGATGAGCTCCCCTTCAAATCGCCTGTCACCAAGTCTTGGTCTAGGGCCATGTGAGTACGTTCGTGGAGGCGGGAGCTCAGAACAGGGCCGTAGGGGCTGGTGAGGGAGTGGTCATGGCCTGCGAGTCAGGAAAGCTGCATCCTGATGCCGGTGCTCTTGGCAACAAGCGCTGCTCTTGATCTCCTGGGGCTTGGCTTCCTCCGCTGAAAAGGGCAGTAATTGCGCACCCCTGCCCCATATCAGATCTTGATCTGATGATGGAGTGCAACGCACTGAGGGTGGAGGTCTGGGTATATGAGGCTCAGGAGTCCGACTGGGCCCTGAGTGTTCCCCCAGGGTTTACTTTTTGTCTTCTTCCCGCAACAGCCACACCTTCAACTCCAGCTCCTCCCAGTACTGCCGCCCCATCTCCACACAGAGCATCACCAGCACGGACTCAGGAGACAGCGAGGAGAACTACGTCCCTATGGTGAGTCTCCCGGGACTGCCCCTCAGTTCCCCGCTGCCTAGCCTGGCTAACTCACCTCGGCCCCGGGCTCCTGCGTAATTTATGGTTCGGTGTGCTGCTGGAGGTCCTTCTCGAGCATGGGCATCAGAGGCAAGGAGGACATGGTCCATGCCCTCAAGGAGGCCACAACCTTAGAGGGCAGAGAAGGCCTGCCTCTCATGCAACTGTGACAGGTGGGGTAGGCAGGGGGAGGTTGGACTGCAACCAGATCATGAAGGACCTCAAATGCTGTCTCTGGAAATCTGGACTTTTCCTGTGGGCATGGGGAGCCCCAAAGGTTTAGCAGGCCAAGCGATCAGACAGGTGCTTCGGAATAGTCCCTAGGACCTTGTAGAATGAGTAGAACACCCCTCAAAGTTAACTTCCTTCTTCTGTCCTGCTAAAGTCTTTCAAAAGTAAAAGATCTCTTCACTCCCTCATTCTGACGTTCCTGTGACCATGAGCAAGTATGTGAGTGTGAGCGTTTATTGAGTTTCTACTCAGCGGTGGGGAAACACACATGTGCGTGACTCACTGTGGCAAAGGCCATAATAGAGACATAACCACAGGCAGTGGGGGTGAATTTCCTCCCTGAGGTTTTCATTGAAAAAGGAATAGGTACCCAGTACCTGGGAGTTGCTGCATCAATAATGAAAGAACGAATCAACCAATAACACAGCCAAAACCAGAACATAGGACCACTGCCTTTCCCATTAGTTAGACTTCAGGGGGTCCTAGCATGTCAGTCTTGGTGCCTAGGCAGGGACAGGACCCTAGAGTGTGTCATTTGATGAGCTGCTTAAGCAACTAGGCCTTTGGGCAGCCTGGGGATGAGGCCACACTGCTCATCTCTCcaaggagctggagctggagggaaGGAGCTGCTTCAGTATGACTGCGGCTTCTAGGCATGGGTGGGTGTTTCTGAGAAGCAGATTTGGTTCAATGGACTACTTGCCAGCATCCAGTACATAAAGGAAAGGTGCACCTTCGTAGGGGCCAAAGGCTGGATGTCAGGATCTGGCCTGATGCCCTAGAAGGGAGAGAACATGGTACAGTGGGATTAGCCCAGTTTTGGGAGTCAGAAAACAGACCTGGTTCCCATCCCTGCACACCAGCTGTGCAGGCACAGGCAAGTCACATCACTTCACTGAACCAGTTCTATCTTTGCTTAAGAGAAGATCTACCTACATCACAAGATTGTTGTGAGGGTTTAAATGAAACCATGAAGGTCCCTGGCACAGTGCAGGACGCAGAGTAGGCACTCAGTGAGCCAGCAGTTCTTACTCCCAGAGGTGTGTTTTTCTGGGTGGTGGGTTGGTTCCCTAAACTTactactgttttttttctcctttgtgatAGCAAAACCCAGTGTCTGCATCTCCCATTCCCAGTGGCACCAACAGTCCAGCCCCTAAGAAGAGTGCTGGCAGTGTTGATTATCTGGCCCTGGACTTCCAGCCAAGCTCTCCAAGCCCCCACCGCAAGgtgtgtgaggtggggtgggcatgCCAGAGCTCAGGGCCCTGGAGGAGGGATCCCTGGAGGGCTGGGGGCCTTCAACCCTGAACCGCAGCACTCGGCCTCTTGGGACTCAACGTGCACTTCATTTCATGCGGGTCTTTGGGGGCCCGCGTGCCACTCAGGGCATAGGCACCCAAGGTCTTCAGGGCCTCTCCAGCTGTCCGTCCCCCTTGGTGTACAGAGGAGCAAACAGGTGCACACCAAGGCATGATCTGTTCAAGGTTACAGAGTGAATCAGTGATGGGCCCCAGGCTCATGGGTTCTGTATCCTGTCTGGAGTTGTCACATGAATTGCCATTGACACAGTGGCCTGCAGAGGGGACTTTGGGCCTAGGATAGTCATCCATAGGAGGCACACTAAGCTGCCCAGTCCAGACAGCAGGGTTGGGGGCTCTGGCTCTGCACAGCTCCCTTACAGGAAGGCAAATTGCCACCAAGGAACACTCAAAAAGCCCCACCAGGCCAAAAAGGACCTGGGTACTCCTAGGAGCTGGGAAATTGGGAGGGGTGAGGCAGTTTGGAGTTCAGGCTTTAAAGGAcactttcagaaaaagaaaaagacaggctCCTGAGCCAGTCAAAGCAGCAGGCAGAGGCGCACATCCTCTCCCCTAGGGACAGTTTAGGAAGAGCCCACCCGCCTGCTCCCCACCTGACAACTCACAACCGCTTCTCCCCCAATCTGTCCCTCAGCCATCCACGTCATCCGTCACTTCTGACGAGAAGGTGGACTATGTTCAAGTGGACAAGGAGAAGACCCAGGCCCTGCAAAACACCATGCAGGAGTGGACAGACGTGCGGCAGTCCTCGGAGCCCTCcaagggcaccaagctgtgacgCGGGGCCGGGAGGCAGTGTCTCCAGAGCGGGCCCCTCCCCTTGCCTCTCCTCTGTCCTCTCCCCTGGCCTCCTTCCTGCCACTCTGGCCTTCGAAGCATTTTGCATCAGGGACCCTGAACCTTTCCCCGGGAGGCGAGGGTCTGATTGAGGCACTTCCTCTGCCCACTCAGGGTCCACCTCTAATTTTTATTGGTAATGGCCATGCCTCTCTCCACCTTAGTTATAGAGCTATTGCCAAAAAGCATCCTTCAGCCTCTTCCTGCCCTTTAGACCTGAATATCTACCGGACACGCGGAGGGAGGAGCTGGGCTCTGAGCCAGATTCTGCATCTTGCACCCGGTCACagccccccaccctctcccctccaGCGACTGGGCTACCTCTCCCTCGATCCTGGAAGAAGCCAGTCGTCTCACTGACCCAGGGAGCCAAGGGTAGGCTGACCAAAGTGGGTGTGGGCTTCTCCATCCCTTTTCTTGGTAGGGAGGAGGCAAGACCACCAAAAGGTGGAGTCGTCAAGAAGGAAGTTTGGAGGTGCTCTTGAGGGACAAAGGAGTTAGAGCCAGACGCAGAAAGGCAGTTGATAGCTGGTGTGCATAAGAAAGGCAGGAGGATGAGGACTTCAAGGAGCAAGGCTTGGAGCCCAGAGGCTGGCAGGTGACTAGGACACTGTGGGTCAGGGCCCCAGGCCGGTGGAGCCCCGGGGCTGCAGAGTAAACGTGAAGAAGTGAGATCGTTGGGGAGCAACGTGCATGGCGGCATGACCCGAGGACAGCTCCCAGCCCTGATGACGACGGAGAGAACAGGGCAGGGCAGACTGGGACCTAGAGGACAGAGTATGGGAATGGCTGGTGGCCTGGGCTTTGCACCGGGTCCCGGGGCAGGCATGAGTGTGGCCTGGATTCCTCCTCGGCCAGGGCAGCCCACACAAGGCCTTCATGGGGTCTCCAGCTCCTCTCACCTTCTCTTGCTCCCTCAAGTGCCAGGTGTCATGTGGGACTCAAACCTGGCTGCAGGCACAAGACGGGCCCCCAACTACCCTGGGGTGGAACCCTCCCTCCTACAAAGCAATGACTTCCCATCATGTTTGACGGAGGTGTTTCCTGTGACCGCATGTGCATGCACCCCTCACCAGCCCAGGGGCGTGTGACCGTTCTAAGAACTGCCACTGAGAAAAAAGGGCGCAAGACATTGATAGTGGCCCAAAAAGGCTAGAATGCTGAGGCGGGAGTGCAGAGGGAAGGACGCAAGGCTACTTCTTTGGGAAGGTGTTTCTAGGAGATGGGGCCTTAGAGGAAAATAGGCCCAATTTTTTAGATGGTAGGGCAGGGCTAGGGTCCAGTGGAGGAAGGAGAGACTTGGAAAGCCTTGAACTTTGGGAAGAAAAGACCTCTTTAGGAGGCTGGCCCCAGGCCTTGGTGTGCCCCACAGGTGACATGACCTACACTGGGCCATGCCAGCATGCTCTGCCCGGCCCTATCCCTTTAAAGCCTCTCTGTGAAGTGGCTCATGGCAGGCAAC from the Manis javanica isolate MJ-LG chromosome 11, MJ_LKY, whole genome shotgun sequence genome contains:
- the GAB2 gene encoding GRB2-associated-binding protein 2; amino-acid sequence: MSGGGDVVCTGWLRKSPPEKKLRRYAWKKRWFILRSGRMSGDPDVLEYYKNDHSKKPLRIINLNFCEQVDAGLTFNKKELQDSFVFDIKTSERTFYLVAETEEDMNKWVQSICQICGFNQAEESTDSLRNISSASHGPRSSPAELSSSNQHLLRDRKSSAPSHSSQPALFTFEAPVSDRVQPALSTSAPQEYLYLHQCISRRAENARSASFSQGTRASFLMRSDTAVQKLAQGNGHCVNGVSGQVHGFYSLPKPSRHNTEFRDSTYDLPRSLASHGRTKGSLTGSETDNEDVYTFKTPSNTLCREFGDLLVDNMDVPVTPLSAYQIPRTFTLDKNHNAMAVATHGDSAAAPPPRPPKPSQAETPRWGSPQQRPPVSDSSRPVSAAATIPRRNTLPAMDNSRLQRASSCESYEYPHRGGESAGRPAESMSDTVSSFLPGKAAVGRSDSTNSEDNYVPMNPGSSSLLAMERAGDNAQSVYIPMSPGPHHFDPLGYPSTALPMHRGPNRGSEIQPPPVNRNLKPDRKAKPTPLDLRNNAVIDELPFKSPVTKSWSRAIHTFNSSSSQYCRPISTQSITSTDSGDSEENYVPMQNPVSASPIPSGTNSPAPKKSAGSVDYLALDFQPSSPSPHRKPSTSSVTSDEKVDYVQVDKEKTQALQNTMQEWTDVRQSSEPSKGTKL